A window from Ovis canadensis isolate MfBH-ARS-UI-01 breed Bighorn chromosome 4, ARS-UI_OviCan_v2, whole genome shotgun sequence encodes these proteins:
- the POLM gene encoding DNA-directed DNA/RNA polymerase mu isoform X3 yields the protein MLPKRRRARVASPSSAPSSAARFPGVTIYLAEPHMGRSRQAFLTRLAVSKGFRVLSAYSPEVTHVVMEGTSAEEAVCWQERKTSALPPDCTRPVLLDISWFTESMAAGQPVPVECRHRLEVAVPKKKMPSPAWMLPYACQRPTPLVHHNASLSEALETLAEAAGFDGSEGRQISFYRAASVLKALPSPVTALSQLQGLPHFGEHSCRVVQELLEHGVCDEVERIRLSERYQTMKLFTQIFGVGVRTADQWYRKGLRTLDDLQEESHRLTQQQKAGLQHHQDLSALILRSEVETLQQVVEAAVTQALPGATVTLAGGFRRGKLQGHDVDFLITHPQEGQEAGLLPRVMCYLKEQGLVLYHQHQHSQQGDLTQQSHTMDAFERSFCIFRLPQPPGAAVGGAQKPCFTWKAVRVDLVVAPISQFPFALLGWTGSKHFERELRRFSRKEKGLCLNSHGLFDPEQKTVFHVASEEDIFRLLDLEYLPPEQRNA from the exons ATGCTACCGAAACGACGGCGAGCGCGGGTCGCGTCCCCCAGCTCCGCCCCCTCTTCCGCGGCGCGCTTCCCGGGGGTCACTATCTACCTGGCCGAGCCACACATGGGCCGCAGTCGCCAGGCTTTTCTCACACGCCTGGCTGTCTCCAAGGGTTTCCGCGTCCTGAGTGCCTACAG CCCAGAGGTGACACACGTGGTGATGGAGGGGACCTCAGCAGAGGAGGCTGTCTGCTGGCAGGAGCGCAAGACATCGGCTCTTCCTCCAGATTGTACCCGCCCAGTGCTTTTAGACATAAGTTGGTTCACAGAGAGCATGGCCGCTGGGCAGCCTGTCCCTGTGGAGTGCCGGCACCGCCTGGAG GTGGCTGTGCCCAAAAAGAAGATGCCAAGCCCAGCATGGATGCTGCCCTATGCCTGCCAGCGTCCCACACCCCTCGTGCACCATAATGCCAGCCTCTCG GAGGCTCTGGAGACGCTGGCAGAGGCCGCTGGCTTCGATGGCAGTGAAGGCCGCCAGATCTCCTTCTACAGAGCGGCCTCAGTGCTCAAGGCTCTCCCCAGCCCGGTCACAGCCCTGAGCCAGCTGCAGGGCCTGCCCCACTTCGGAGAACACTCCTGCAGGGTTGTCCAG GAGCTGCTAGAACACGGAGTGTGTGATGAGGTGGAGAGAATCCGGCTCTCGGAGAGGTACCAGACCATGAAG CTCTTCACTCAGATCTTTGGGGTCGGGGTAAGGACTGCTGACCAGTGGTACCGAAAAGGGCTCCGGACTCTGGATGACCTCCAAGAGGAGTCCCACAGACTAACCCAGCAGCAGAAAGCAG GACTCCAGCACCACCAGGACCTGAGTGCCCTGATCCTGCGGTCAGAGGTTGAGACCCTGCAGCAAGTGGTGGAGGCAGCCGTGACGCAGGCCCTTCCTGGGGCCACTGTTACGCTGGCCGGAGGCTTCCGGAG GGGGAAGTTGCAGGGCCACGACGTGGACTTCCTCATCACCCACCCCCAGGAGGGCCAGGAGGCAGGGCTGCTGCCCAGAGTGATGTGCTACCTGAAGGAGCAG GGCCTTGTCCTGTACCACCAGCACCAGCACAGCCAACAGGGAGACCTGACCCAGCAGAGCCACACCATGGATGCCTTTGAGAGGAGTTTCTGCATTTTCCGCCTGCCGCAACCCCCAGGGGCTGCTGTAGGTGGCGCTCAGAAGCCCTGCTTCACCTGGAAGGCTGTGCGGGTGGACCTGGTGGTTGCCCCTATCAGCCAGTTCCCCTTTGCCCTGCTTGGCTGGACTGGCTCCAAG CATTTTGAGCGGGAGCTACGCCGCTTCAGCAGGAAAGAGAAGGGCCTCTGTCTGAACAGCCATGGTCTGTTTGATCCGGAGCAG AAGACGGTTTTCCATGTGGCCTCAGAGGAAGACATCTTCAGACTCCTGGACCTTGAGTACCTTCCCCCAGAGCAGAGAAATGCCTGA
- the POLM gene encoding DNA-directed DNA/RNA polymerase mu isoform X9, whose amino-acid sequence MLPKRRRARVASPSSAPSSAARFPGVTIYLAEPHMGRSRQAFLTRLAVSKGFRVLSAYSPEVTHVVMEGTSAEEAVCWQERKTSALPPDCTRPVLLDISWFTESMAAGQPVPVECRHRLEVAVPKKKMPSPAWMLPYACQRPTPLVHHNASLSEALETLAEAAGFDGSEGRQISFYRAASVLKALPSPVTALSQLQGLPHFGEHSCRVVQELLEHGVCDEVERIRLSERYQTMKLFTQIFGVGVRTADQWYRKGLRTLDDLQEESHRLTQQQKAGLQHHQDLSALILRSEVETLQQVVEAAVTQALPGATVTLAGGFRRGKLQGHDVDFLITHPQEGQEAGLLPRVMCYLKEQGLVLYHQHQHSQQGDLTQQSHTMDAFERSFCIFRLPQPPGAAVGGAQKPCFTWKAVRVDLVVAPISQFPFALLGWTGSKVGSVLQGLALGSGAGGSAETWSLFPQHFERELRRFSRKEKGLCLNSHGLFDPEQVCCCDGRPEGRRFSMWPQRKTSSDSWTLSTFPQSREMPDPINPASTLEMEGVI is encoded by the exons ATGCTACCGAAACGACGGCGAGCGCGGGTCGCGTCCCCCAGCTCCGCCCCCTCTTCCGCGGCGCGCTTCCCGGGGGTCACTATCTACCTGGCCGAGCCACACATGGGCCGCAGTCGCCAGGCTTTTCTCACACGCCTGGCTGTCTCCAAGGGTTTCCGCGTCCTGAGTGCCTACAG CCCAGAGGTGACACACGTGGTGATGGAGGGGACCTCAGCAGAGGAGGCTGTCTGCTGGCAGGAGCGCAAGACATCGGCTCTTCCTCCAGATTGTACCCGCCCAGTGCTTTTAGACATAAGTTGGTTCACAGAGAGCATGGCCGCTGGGCAGCCTGTCCCTGTGGAGTGCCGGCACCGCCTGGAG GTGGCTGTGCCCAAAAAGAAGATGCCAAGCCCAGCATGGATGCTGCCCTATGCCTGCCAGCGTCCCACACCCCTCGTGCACCATAATGCCAGCCTCTCG GAGGCTCTGGAGACGCTGGCAGAGGCCGCTGGCTTCGATGGCAGTGAAGGCCGCCAGATCTCCTTCTACAGAGCGGCCTCAGTGCTCAAGGCTCTCCCCAGCCCGGTCACAGCCCTGAGCCAGCTGCAGGGCCTGCCCCACTTCGGAGAACACTCCTGCAGGGTTGTCCAG GAGCTGCTAGAACACGGAGTGTGTGATGAGGTGGAGAGAATCCGGCTCTCGGAGAGGTACCAGACCATGAAG CTCTTCACTCAGATCTTTGGGGTCGGGGTAAGGACTGCTGACCAGTGGTACCGAAAAGGGCTCCGGACTCTGGATGACCTCCAAGAGGAGTCCCACAGACTAACCCAGCAGCAGAAAGCAG GACTCCAGCACCACCAGGACCTGAGTGCCCTGATCCTGCGGTCAGAGGTTGAGACCCTGCAGCAAGTGGTGGAGGCAGCCGTGACGCAGGCCCTTCCTGGGGCCACTGTTACGCTGGCCGGAGGCTTCCGGAG GGGGAAGTTGCAGGGCCACGACGTGGACTTCCTCATCACCCACCCCCAGGAGGGCCAGGAGGCAGGGCTGCTGCCCAGAGTGATGTGCTACCTGAAGGAGCAG GGCCTTGTCCTGTACCACCAGCACCAGCACAGCCAACAGGGAGACCTGACCCAGCAGAGCCACACCATGGATGCCTTTGAGAGGAGTTTCTGCATTTTCCGCCTGCCGCAACCCCCAGGGGCTGCTGTAGGTGGCGCTCAGAAGCCCTGCTTCACCTGGAAGGCTGTGCGGGTGGACCTGGTGGTTGCCCCTATCAGCCAGTTCCCCTTTGCCCTGCTTGGCTGGACTGGCTCCAAGGTAGGGAGTGTGCTGCAGGGGCTGGCCCTCGGATCTGGGGCTGGTGGCTCTGCTGAGACGTGGTCACTTTTTCCCCAGCATTTTGAGCGGGAGCTACGCCGCTTCAGCAGGAAAGAGAAGGGCCTCTGTCTGAACAGCCATGGTCTGTTTGATCCGGAGCAGGTGTGTTGCTGTGATGGGAGGCCTGAGGG AAGACGGTTTTCCATGTGGCCTCAGAGGAAGACATCTTCAGACTCCTGGACCTTGAGTACCTTCCCCCAGAGCAGAGAAATGCCTGATCCTATCAACCCCGCCTCTACTCTGGAAATGGAGGGGGTCATTTGA
- the POLM gene encoding DNA-directed DNA/RNA polymerase mu isoform X4, whose protein sequence is MLPKRRRARVASPSSAPSSAARFPGVTIYLAEPHMGRSRQAFLTRLAVSKGFRVLSAYSPEVTHVVMEGTSAEEAVCWQERKTSALPPDCTRPVLLDISWFTESMAAGQPVPVECRHRLEVAVPKKKMPSPAWMLPYACQRPTPLVHHNASLSELLEHGVCDEVERIRLSERYQTMKLFTQIFGVGVRTADQWYRKGLRTLDDLQEESHRLTQQQKAGLQHHQDLSALILRSEVETLQQVVEAAVTQALPGATVTLAGGFRRGKLQGHDVDFLITHPQEGQEAGLLPRVMCYLKEQGLVLYHQHQHSQQGDLTQQSHTMDAFERSFCIFRLPQPPGAAVGGAQKPCFTWKAVRVDLVVAPISQFPFALLGWTGSKVGSVLQGLALGSGAGGSAETWSLFPQHFERELRRFSRKEKGLCLNSHGLFDPEQVCCCDGRPEGRRFSMWPQRKTSSDSWTLSTFPQSREMPDPINPASTLEMEGVI, encoded by the exons ATGCTACCGAAACGACGGCGAGCGCGGGTCGCGTCCCCCAGCTCCGCCCCCTCTTCCGCGGCGCGCTTCCCGGGGGTCACTATCTACCTGGCCGAGCCACACATGGGCCGCAGTCGCCAGGCTTTTCTCACACGCCTGGCTGTCTCCAAGGGTTTCCGCGTCCTGAGTGCCTACAG CCCAGAGGTGACACACGTGGTGATGGAGGGGACCTCAGCAGAGGAGGCTGTCTGCTGGCAGGAGCGCAAGACATCGGCTCTTCCTCCAGATTGTACCCGCCCAGTGCTTTTAGACATAAGTTGGTTCACAGAGAGCATGGCCGCTGGGCAGCCTGTCCCTGTGGAGTGCCGGCACCGCCTGGAG GTGGCTGTGCCCAAAAAGAAGATGCCAAGCCCAGCATGGATGCTGCCCTATGCCTGCCAGCGTCCCACACCCCTCGTGCACCATAATGCCAGCCTCTCG GAGCTGCTAGAACACGGAGTGTGTGATGAGGTGGAGAGAATCCGGCTCTCGGAGAGGTACCAGACCATGAAG CTCTTCACTCAGATCTTTGGGGTCGGGGTAAGGACTGCTGACCAGTGGTACCGAAAAGGGCTCCGGACTCTGGATGACCTCCAAGAGGAGTCCCACAGACTAACCCAGCAGCAGAAAGCAG GACTCCAGCACCACCAGGACCTGAGTGCCCTGATCCTGCGGTCAGAGGTTGAGACCCTGCAGCAAGTGGTGGAGGCAGCCGTGACGCAGGCCCTTCCTGGGGCCACTGTTACGCTGGCCGGAGGCTTCCGGAG GGGGAAGTTGCAGGGCCACGACGTGGACTTCCTCATCACCCACCCCCAGGAGGGCCAGGAGGCAGGGCTGCTGCCCAGAGTGATGTGCTACCTGAAGGAGCAG GGCCTTGTCCTGTACCACCAGCACCAGCACAGCCAACAGGGAGACCTGACCCAGCAGAGCCACACCATGGATGCCTTTGAGAGGAGTTTCTGCATTTTCCGCCTGCCGCAACCCCCAGGGGCTGCTGTAGGTGGCGCTCAGAAGCCCTGCTTCACCTGGAAGGCTGTGCGGGTGGACCTGGTGGTTGCCCCTATCAGCCAGTTCCCCTTTGCCCTGCTTGGCTGGACTGGCTCCAAGGTAGGGAGTGTGCTGCAGGGGCTGGCCCTCGGATCTGGGGCTGGTGGCTCTGCTGAGACGTGGTCACTTTTTCCCCAGCATTTTGAGCGGGAGCTACGCCGCTTCAGCAGGAAAGAGAAGGGCCTCTGTCTGAACAGCCATGGTCTGTTTGATCCGGAGCAGGTGTGTTGCTGTGATGGGAGGCCTGAGGG AAGACGGTTTTCCATGTGGCCTCAGAGGAAGACATCTTCAGACTCCTGGACCTTGAGTACCTTCCCCCAGAGCAGAGAAATGCCTGATCCTATCAACCCCGCCTCTACTCTGGAAATGGAGGGGGTCATTTGA
- the POLM gene encoding DNA-directed DNA/RNA polymerase mu isoform X1 produces MLPKRRRARVASPSSAPSSAARFPGVTIYLAEPHMGRSRQAFLTRLAVSKGFRVLSAYSPEVTHVVMEGTSAEEAVCWQERKTSALPPDCTRPVLLDISWFTESMAAGQPVPVECRHRLEVAVPKKKMPSPAWMLPYACQRPTPLVHHNASLSEALETLAEAAGFDGSEGRQISFYRAASVLKALPSPVTALSQLQGLPHFGEHSCRVVQELLEHGVCDEVERIRLSERYQTMKLFTQIFGVGVRTADQWYRKGLRTLDDLQEESHRLTQQQKAGLQHHQDLSALILRSEVETLQQVVEAAVTQALPGATVTLAGGFRRGKLQGHDVDFLITHPQEGQEAGLLPRVMCYLKEQGLVLYHQHQHSQQGDLTQQSHTMDAFERSFCIFRLPQPPGAAVGGAQKPCFTWKAVRVDLVVAPISQFPFALLGWTGSKVGSVLQGLALGSGAGGSAETWSLFPQHFERELRRFSRKEKGLCLNSHGLFDPEQKTVFHVASEEDIFRLLDLEYLPPEQRNA; encoded by the exons ATGCTACCGAAACGACGGCGAGCGCGGGTCGCGTCCCCCAGCTCCGCCCCCTCTTCCGCGGCGCGCTTCCCGGGGGTCACTATCTACCTGGCCGAGCCACACATGGGCCGCAGTCGCCAGGCTTTTCTCACACGCCTGGCTGTCTCCAAGGGTTTCCGCGTCCTGAGTGCCTACAG CCCAGAGGTGACACACGTGGTGATGGAGGGGACCTCAGCAGAGGAGGCTGTCTGCTGGCAGGAGCGCAAGACATCGGCTCTTCCTCCAGATTGTACCCGCCCAGTGCTTTTAGACATAAGTTGGTTCACAGAGAGCATGGCCGCTGGGCAGCCTGTCCCTGTGGAGTGCCGGCACCGCCTGGAG GTGGCTGTGCCCAAAAAGAAGATGCCAAGCCCAGCATGGATGCTGCCCTATGCCTGCCAGCGTCCCACACCCCTCGTGCACCATAATGCCAGCCTCTCG GAGGCTCTGGAGACGCTGGCAGAGGCCGCTGGCTTCGATGGCAGTGAAGGCCGCCAGATCTCCTTCTACAGAGCGGCCTCAGTGCTCAAGGCTCTCCCCAGCCCGGTCACAGCCCTGAGCCAGCTGCAGGGCCTGCCCCACTTCGGAGAACACTCCTGCAGGGTTGTCCAG GAGCTGCTAGAACACGGAGTGTGTGATGAGGTGGAGAGAATCCGGCTCTCGGAGAGGTACCAGACCATGAAG CTCTTCACTCAGATCTTTGGGGTCGGGGTAAGGACTGCTGACCAGTGGTACCGAAAAGGGCTCCGGACTCTGGATGACCTCCAAGAGGAGTCCCACAGACTAACCCAGCAGCAGAAAGCAG GACTCCAGCACCACCAGGACCTGAGTGCCCTGATCCTGCGGTCAGAGGTTGAGACCCTGCAGCAAGTGGTGGAGGCAGCCGTGACGCAGGCCCTTCCTGGGGCCACTGTTACGCTGGCCGGAGGCTTCCGGAG GGGGAAGTTGCAGGGCCACGACGTGGACTTCCTCATCACCCACCCCCAGGAGGGCCAGGAGGCAGGGCTGCTGCCCAGAGTGATGTGCTACCTGAAGGAGCAG GGCCTTGTCCTGTACCACCAGCACCAGCACAGCCAACAGGGAGACCTGACCCAGCAGAGCCACACCATGGATGCCTTTGAGAGGAGTTTCTGCATTTTCCGCCTGCCGCAACCCCCAGGGGCTGCTGTAGGTGGCGCTCAGAAGCCCTGCTTCACCTGGAAGGCTGTGCGGGTGGACCTGGTGGTTGCCCCTATCAGCCAGTTCCCCTTTGCCCTGCTTGGCTGGACTGGCTCCAAGGTAGGGAGTGTGCTGCAGGGGCTGGCCCTCGGATCTGGGGCTGGTGGCTCTGCTGAGACGTGGTCACTTTTTCCCCAGCATTTTGAGCGGGAGCTACGCCGCTTCAGCAGGAAAGAGAAGGGCCTCTGTCTGAACAGCCATGGTCTGTTTGATCCGGAGCAG AAGACGGTTTTCCATGTGGCCTCAGAGGAAGACATCTTCAGACTCCTGGACCTTGAGTACCTTCCCCCAGAGCAGAGAAATGCCTGA
- the POLM gene encoding DNA-directed DNA/RNA polymerase mu isoform X7 yields the protein MLPKRRRARVASPSSAPSSAARFPGVTIYLAEPHMGRSRQAFLTRLAVSKGFRVLSAYSPEVTHVVMEGTSAEEAVCWQERKTSALPPDCTRPVLLDISWFTESMAAGQPVPVECRHRLEVAVPKKKMPSPAWMLPYACQRPTPLVHHNASLSELLEHGVCDEVERIRLSERYQTMKLFTQIFGVGVRTADQWYRKGLRTLDDLQEESHRLTQQQKAGLQHHQDLSALILRSEVETLQQVVEAAVTQALPGATVTLAGGFRRGKLQGHDVDFLITHPQEGQEAGLLPRVMCYLKEQGLVLYHQHQHSQQGDLTQQSHTMDAFERSFCIFRLPQPPGAAVGGAQKPCFTWKAVRVDLVVAPISQFPFALLGWTGSKHFERELRRFSRKEKGLCLNSHGLFDPEQKTVFHVASEEDIFRLLDLEYLPPEQRNA from the exons ATGCTACCGAAACGACGGCGAGCGCGGGTCGCGTCCCCCAGCTCCGCCCCCTCTTCCGCGGCGCGCTTCCCGGGGGTCACTATCTACCTGGCCGAGCCACACATGGGCCGCAGTCGCCAGGCTTTTCTCACACGCCTGGCTGTCTCCAAGGGTTTCCGCGTCCTGAGTGCCTACAG CCCAGAGGTGACACACGTGGTGATGGAGGGGACCTCAGCAGAGGAGGCTGTCTGCTGGCAGGAGCGCAAGACATCGGCTCTTCCTCCAGATTGTACCCGCCCAGTGCTTTTAGACATAAGTTGGTTCACAGAGAGCATGGCCGCTGGGCAGCCTGTCCCTGTGGAGTGCCGGCACCGCCTGGAG GTGGCTGTGCCCAAAAAGAAGATGCCAAGCCCAGCATGGATGCTGCCCTATGCCTGCCAGCGTCCCACACCCCTCGTGCACCATAATGCCAGCCTCTCG GAGCTGCTAGAACACGGAGTGTGTGATGAGGTGGAGAGAATCCGGCTCTCGGAGAGGTACCAGACCATGAAG CTCTTCACTCAGATCTTTGGGGTCGGGGTAAGGACTGCTGACCAGTGGTACCGAAAAGGGCTCCGGACTCTGGATGACCTCCAAGAGGAGTCCCACAGACTAACCCAGCAGCAGAAAGCAG GACTCCAGCACCACCAGGACCTGAGTGCCCTGATCCTGCGGTCAGAGGTTGAGACCCTGCAGCAAGTGGTGGAGGCAGCCGTGACGCAGGCCCTTCCTGGGGCCACTGTTACGCTGGCCGGAGGCTTCCGGAG GGGGAAGTTGCAGGGCCACGACGTGGACTTCCTCATCACCCACCCCCAGGAGGGCCAGGAGGCAGGGCTGCTGCCCAGAGTGATGTGCTACCTGAAGGAGCAG GGCCTTGTCCTGTACCACCAGCACCAGCACAGCCAACAGGGAGACCTGACCCAGCAGAGCCACACCATGGATGCCTTTGAGAGGAGTTTCTGCATTTTCCGCCTGCCGCAACCCCCAGGGGCTGCTGTAGGTGGCGCTCAGAAGCCCTGCTTCACCTGGAAGGCTGTGCGGGTGGACCTGGTGGTTGCCCCTATCAGCCAGTTCCCCTTTGCCCTGCTTGGCTGGACTGGCTCCAAG CATTTTGAGCGGGAGCTACGCCGCTTCAGCAGGAAAGAGAAGGGCCTCTGTCTGAACAGCCATGGTCTGTTTGATCCGGAGCAG AAGACGGTTTTCCATGTGGCCTCAGAGGAAGACATCTTCAGACTCCTGGACCTTGAGTACCTTCCCCCAGAGCAGAGAAATGCCTGA
- the POLM gene encoding DNA-directed DNA/RNA polymerase mu isoform X6, translated as MLPKRRRARVASPSSAPSSAARFPGVTIYLAEPHMGRSRQAFLTRLAVSKGFRVLSAYSPEVTHVVMEGTSAEEAVCWQERKTSALPPDCTRPVLLDISWFTESMAAGQPVPVECRHRLEVAVPKKKMPSPAWMLPYACQRPTPLVHHNASLSELLEHGVCDEVERIRLSERYQTMKLFTQIFGVGVRTADQWYRKGLRTLDDLQEESHRLTQQQKAGLQHHQDLSALILRSEVETLQQVVEAAVTQALPGATVTLAGGFRRGKLQGHDVDFLITHPQEGQEAGLLPRVMCYLKEQGLVLYHQHQHSQQGDLTQQSHTMDAFERSFCIFRLPQPPGAAVGGAQKPCFTWKAVRVDLVVAPISQFPFALLGWTGSKHFERELRRFSRKEKGLCLNSHGLFDPEQVCCCDGRPEGRRFSMWPQRKTSSDSWTLSTFPQSREMPDPINPASTLEMEGVI; from the exons ATGCTACCGAAACGACGGCGAGCGCGGGTCGCGTCCCCCAGCTCCGCCCCCTCTTCCGCGGCGCGCTTCCCGGGGGTCACTATCTACCTGGCCGAGCCACACATGGGCCGCAGTCGCCAGGCTTTTCTCACACGCCTGGCTGTCTCCAAGGGTTTCCGCGTCCTGAGTGCCTACAG CCCAGAGGTGACACACGTGGTGATGGAGGGGACCTCAGCAGAGGAGGCTGTCTGCTGGCAGGAGCGCAAGACATCGGCTCTTCCTCCAGATTGTACCCGCCCAGTGCTTTTAGACATAAGTTGGTTCACAGAGAGCATGGCCGCTGGGCAGCCTGTCCCTGTGGAGTGCCGGCACCGCCTGGAG GTGGCTGTGCCCAAAAAGAAGATGCCAAGCCCAGCATGGATGCTGCCCTATGCCTGCCAGCGTCCCACACCCCTCGTGCACCATAATGCCAGCCTCTCG GAGCTGCTAGAACACGGAGTGTGTGATGAGGTGGAGAGAATCCGGCTCTCGGAGAGGTACCAGACCATGAAG CTCTTCACTCAGATCTTTGGGGTCGGGGTAAGGACTGCTGACCAGTGGTACCGAAAAGGGCTCCGGACTCTGGATGACCTCCAAGAGGAGTCCCACAGACTAACCCAGCAGCAGAAAGCAG GACTCCAGCACCACCAGGACCTGAGTGCCCTGATCCTGCGGTCAGAGGTTGAGACCCTGCAGCAAGTGGTGGAGGCAGCCGTGACGCAGGCCCTTCCTGGGGCCACTGTTACGCTGGCCGGAGGCTTCCGGAG GGGGAAGTTGCAGGGCCACGACGTGGACTTCCTCATCACCCACCCCCAGGAGGGCCAGGAGGCAGGGCTGCTGCCCAGAGTGATGTGCTACCTGAAGGAGCAG GGCCTTGTCCTGTACCACCAGCACCAGCACAGCCAACAGGGAGACCTGACCCAGCAGAGCCACACCATGGATGCCTTTGAGAGGAGTTTCTGCATTTTCCGCCTGCCGCAACCCCCAGGGGCTGCTGTAGGTGGCGCTCAGAAGCCCTGCTTCACCTGGAAGGCTGTGCGGGTGGACCTGGTGGTTGCCCCTATCAGCCAGTTCCCCTTTGCCCTGCTTGGCTGGACTGGCTCCAAG CATTTTGAGCGGGAGCTACGCCGCTTCAGCAGGAAAGAGAAGGGCCTCTGTCTGAACAGCCATGGTCTGTTTGATCCGGAGCAGGTGTGTTGCTGTGATGGGAGGCCTGAGGG AAGACGGTTTTCCATGTGGCCTCAGAGGAAGACATCTTCAGACTCCTGGACCTTGAGTACCTTCCCCCAGAGCAGAGAAATGCCTGATCCTATCAACCCCGCCTCTACTCTGGAAATGGAGGGGGTCATTTGA
- the POLM gene encoding DNA-directed DNA/RNA polymerase mu isoform X2, which translates to MLPKRRRARVASPSSAPSSAARFPGVTIYLAEPHMGRSRQAFLTRLAVSKGFRVLSAYSPEVTHVVMEGTSAEEAVCWQERKTSALPPDCTRPVLLDISWFTESMAAGQPVPVECRHRLEVAVPKKKMPSPAWMLPYACQRPTPLVHHNASLSEALETLAEAAGFDGSEGRQISFYRAASVLKALPSPVTALSQLQGLPHFGEHSCRVVQELLEHGVCDEVERIRLSERYQTMKLFTQIFGVGVRTADQWYRKGLRTLDDLQEESHRLTQQQKAGLQHHQDLSALILRSEVETLQQVVEAAVTQALPGATVTLAGGFRRGKLQGHDVDFLITHPQEGQEAGLLPRVMCYLKEQGLVLYHQHQHSQQGDLTQQSHTMDAFERSFCIFRLPQPPGAAVGGAQKPCFTWKAVRVDLVVAPISQFPFALLGWTGSKHFERELRRFSRKEKGLCLNSHGLFDPEQVCCCDGRPEGRRFSMWPQRKTSSDSWTLSTFPQSREMPDPINPASTLEMEGVI; encoded by the exons ATGCTACCGAAACGACGGCGAGCGCGGGTCGCGTCCCCCAGCTCCGCCCCCTCTTCCGCGGCGCGCTTCCCGGGGGTCACTATCTACCTGGCCGAGCCACACATGGGCCGCAGTCGCCAGGCTTTTCTCACACGCCTGGCTGTCTCCAAGGGTTTCCGCGTCCTGAGTGCCTACAG CCCAGAGGTGACACACGTGGTGATGGAGGGGACCTCAGCAGAGGAGGCTGTCTGCTGGCAGGAGCGCAAGACATCGGCTCTTCCTCCAGATTGTACCCGCCCAGTGCTTTTAGACATAAGTTGGTTCACAGAGAGCATGGCCGCTGGGCAGCCTGTCCCTGTGGAGTGCCGGCACCGCCTGGAG GTGGCTGTGCCCAAAAAGAAGATGCCAAGCCCAGCATGGATGCTGCCCTATGCCTGCCAGCGTCCCACACCCCTCGTGCACCATAATGCCAGCCTCTCG GAGGCTCTGGAGACGCTGGCAGAGGCCGCTGGCTTCGATGGCAGTGAAGGCCGCCAGATCTCCTTCTACAGAGCGGCCTCAGTGCTCAAGGCTCTCCCCAGCCCGGTCACAGCCCTGAGCCAGCTGCAGGGCCTGCCCCACTTCGGAGAACACTCCTGCAGGGTTGTCCAG GAGCTGCTAGAACACGGAGTGTGTGATGAGGTGGAGAGAATCCGGCTCTCGGAGAGGTACCAGACCATGAAG CTCTTCACTCAGATCTTTGGGGTCGGGGTAAGGACTGCTGACCAGTGGTACCGAAAAGGGCTCCGGACTCTGGATGACCTCCAAGAGGAGTCCCACAGACTAACCCAGCAGCAGAAAGCAG GACTCCAGCACCACCAGGACCTGAGTGCCCTGATCCTGCGGTCAGAGGTTGAGACCCTGCAGCAAGTGGTGGAGGCAGCCGTGACGCAGGCCCTTCCTGGGGCCACTGTTACGCTGGCCGGAGGCTTCCGGAG GGGGAAGTTGCAGGGCCACGACGTGGACTTCCTCATCACCCACCCCCAGGAGGGCCAGGAGGCAGGGCTGCTGCCCAGAGTGATGTGCTACCTGAAGGAGCAG GGCCTTGTCCTGTACCACCAGCACCAGCACAGCCAACAGGGAGACCTGACCCAGCAGAGCCACACCATGGATGCCTTTGAGAGGAGTTTCTGCATTTTCCGCCTGCCGCAACCCCCAGGGGCTGCTGTAGGTGGCGCTCAGAAGCCCTGCTTCACCTGGAAGGCTGTGCGGGTGGACCTGGTGGTTGCCCCTATCAGCCAGTTCCCCTTTGCCCTGCTTGGCTGGACTGGCTCCAAG CATTTTGAGCGGGAGCTACGCCGCTTCAGCAGGAAAGAGAAGGGCCTCTGTCTGAACAGCCATGGTCTGTTTGATCCGGAGCAGGTGTGTTGCTGTGATGGGAGGCCTGAGGG AAGACGGTTTTCCATGTGGCCTCAGAGGAAGACATCTTCAGACTCCTGGACCTTGAGTACCTTCCCCCAGAGCAGAGAAATGCCTGATCCTATCAACCCCGCCTCTACTCTGGAAATGGAGGGGGTCATTTGA